The sequence GAGATCGTCCAGCTTTACCGCGATGGCGTCTTGCTCGGCCAGGTGACCATGAACGGCAGCGCAAGCTGGTCCTTCCAGGATAACGGCCTGAGCGACGGCAATCACACCTACATTGTGCGTGTCACCGACAAGGCCGGTAACTATACGGAATCGGACGGCTTTGTGCTGAGCGTGGATACCAGCATACCGACCACCACGGCGGCGATTACCGCGCAGACCACGTCGGATACCACGCCGATCGTCAGCGGGACCGTCTCTGCCGATCTGGTGAACGGTGAGTATCTGGTGGTGACGGTGAACGGGAAAACCTACACCTCCCAGACGGGCGGTGCGGTGGTGGTCGATCCGGATCACAACACCTGGTATCTCCAGATCCCGGACAGCGATGCACTGAACGTCGCGAGCTACAGCGTGACGGCGCAGGTGAAGAGCAGCGCGGGTAACGGCAATACCACCGGGACGACCACCGGCAGTCTGGTGATTGACACCACCACGGTGAATACCGACTGGGCAACCACGGCGGGGAACAGCAACAACTCCACCATGACCCTTGGCATGAACAGCAGCGGTCTGTGGAATATCATTGCGAACGGCCAGTCTTACTCCAGCAGCGATAGCTCGACCTATGCCGGAAATACGCTGACCAACACCCGTAATTACTACGTGGTGAGCCAGACCGCCGCTGACTTTGACCGTAACGGCACGCAGGACATTTTCGCCACGGAGAACACCTACGCGGGATCCACGCAGGTGATGTGGACCTACGATGGTAGCACCTATAACGCCAGCCAGCTGGGAATGGGCACCACCATCTGGTACGGCGGCGTGATTGCGTACGACAAAACCGGTGATGGTTATCTGGATCTGGCCTACGGCGATGCGGGTGCAGACTCCATTACTTACCTGATCAACAACAACGGGGTACTGTCGCCGGACGGCACCAACGGCGGCGCAGGTTTCTGGGGACAATTCACCACCATGCGTGAAATCTCCGGCGTTGACCTGAACAACGACGGCACGGTGGATATTGTTCAGCACACCAACCGCAGCGGCGCGTACTCGTTAACCGTAATCAACAACAACGGCAACGGCACGCTCTCTATCGGCCAGAACCTGACCAACGTGTTTGTGGTCAACGCCGCGAACACCACCACGGCGGCGTCCATGACGTGGGCAGACTTCAACGGCGATGGCTACATGGATCTGTACCTGGGCAGCAGCTACAACAACAACGGCGGGGTGATCTACTACAACGACGGCACCGGGAAGCTCTCTACCACCAAGAGCGCGGTGGAAGCCTCTAACGCGTCGGCGGGGTATCTGTCGGTGGCGGTGGACTGGAACGGCGACGGGCAGATGGACATCATCAAGCTCAGCACCTACGGCGCGTCACAAACGGCGACCCTATTCACCAACAACGGGTACGGTTCCACCTGGACCTCCAGCCAGCTGGCATCCGGTATCGCCTACGCTACCGGCGTGGCCGCGGTGGACTACAACTGGGACGGCGCGAAGGATCTGCTGGTGTCTCAGCAGAACGGCAAGGTGGTGCTGGTTCAGAACAGCAAAACCATTGCGGACGGCACCGCGATGCATCTGCACATTGTCGATAGCGAGGGTATCAACGCTTACTACGGCAACACGGTCAACCTGTATAACGCCGCTGGCGTGCTGGTGGCCTCGCAGATCATCAACGCCCAGTCCGGTATCGGGTCGAACGATACCTCTGCGCTGGTGAGCTTCTACGGTCTGGATCCGAATGAAACCTACTCGGCAGAGATTGTGAAGATCACCAACGGTGTGTCGGATAACGTCACCTGGAGCGGTCTGGACGCGGGCAACGGCAAAGAGGGCTACGTCCTGACGGCCGAAGCGGCGACCGGCGGCCACAGCGGGACAATCACCGGGACCGGGTATAACGACACCTTCATTGCAGAAGATGGCACCTATACCTACAACGGCTCCGGCGGCTGGAATACCCATTCCGACTACGACACCTGGAGCAACACCGGTGGGATGGACGTGGTGGATTACCGCAATGCGACCTCCGGCGTGACCGTTGACCTGCGCCTTTCAACCGCACAGGACACTGGCTTTGGTACCACACGGCTGTTGAATATTGAAGGCATTAACGGTTCGGACTTCGACGATGTTATCACCGGCAACAGCGCTGATAACCGGTTCGAAGGCCGCGGCGGGAATGACACCTTCAACATCGGCAGCGGCGGTCACGATACGTTGCTCTACAAGCTGATCAACGCGTCGGATGCCACGGGCGGTAACGGTCACGATGTGGTGAACGGCTTTACCGTCGGCACCTGGGAAGGGACGGCGGACACGGACCGTATTGACCTGCGCGATCTGCTCTCAGACAGCGGCTATACCGGCACGGGCTCAGCGAGCTATGTGAACGGCGTGGCGACGCTGGACAGTAGCGCGGGCAATATCACCGATTACATCCGCGTGGTGCAAAACGGCAGCAATACCGAGATCCAGGTTGACCTGGACGGTACCGGCGGCCAGTTCTCACCAACCACTCTGGTGACGCTGAACGGCGTGCAGACGGATCTGGCGACGCTGCTGGCAAATCATCAACTGTTAATTGCGTAAAACCCTGCCGCGGGGAGCGATCCCCGCGGCCTTTTGGCATTTCTATACACGAATAGCGTTAACCCGGAGATTATGAAGACACATCCACAGTACGAACCCTGGCTGCAGGGCATGCTGATCATCGCGAAGCACTATCGGCTGGACTTTTCCGCGGAACATGTTCGGGTCACGATTAACCATGAAAGTCAGTCTCCGCGCCAGCTGGTGCTGGAGGAGATGGCGCGCCAGCTAGGGCTGGGGATGCGTGTAGTGGCGGCGGAAGCGGTCTCTCTCGATCCGTGGCGTTTACCGCTGCTGGCGGAGTTCACCGGCGGACAAATCGCAGTGATTACCCGCATGGACAACGAAGGCAACGTCAGCCTGCAGTTTAGCGGAGACGGTGGCCTGGAGACGACGCTGACGCTGGAAGCGCTCGGGACACGGTTAAAAACCCTGCTGGTGCTGCGCCCGCTGGAGTCCACACCGGATGCCCGCGTGGACGATTACATTAAACCGTATGAGAAAAACTGGTTCTGGCAGCTGGCGCTGAAAGACTGGCGACGCTACAGCGACATTATGCTGGTGGCGCTGGTGGCTAACGTACTGGCTCTCTCTGGCATGGTCTTTTCCATGCAGGTGTACGACAGGGTAGTACCGTCGCAATCAGAAGCCACGCTGTGGGTGCTGTTTGGCGGCGTCATGATTGCCATTGTCTTCGAATTCGTCATGCGCATGCTGCGCGTGCATATATCTGACGTGGTGGGGAAACGCGCCGACCTGCGCATTTCAGAGCGTGTGTTTGCCCACGCGCTGCGGATAAAAAATGGCGCACGCTCCAAATCAACAGGTTCGTTTATTGCGCAGATCCGCGAGCTGGAGTCGGTGCGTGAACTCATCACCTCCACCACCATTGCGGCGATCTCCGATCTGCCGTTCTTCCTGCTGTTCGTCTTTATTCTGTGGATGATCGGCGGCCCGCTGGTGCTGGTGGTGCTTCTCGCCGTGCCGCTGTTGCTGATTCCGGGCCTGCTGGTGCAGCGTCCGCTGGGCAAACTCTCCAGCGAGGGGATGCGCGAATCCGCGATCCGTAACGCCACGCTGGTGGAGGCGGTACAGGGCATTGAGGACATCAAGCTGATGCGCGCCGAACAGCGTTTCCAGAACCAGTGGAATAACACCAACGATGTCGCCGCCAGCGTCGGCATGAAGCAGCGCTGGCTGACGGGCCTGCTGCTGACCTGGACCCAGGAAGTGCAGTCTATCGTCTATGCGGTAGTCCTGCTGGTGGGCTGTTATCTGGTGATCAGCGGGGATATAACCACCGGTGCGCTGGTAGGAACCTCGATTCTGGCGTCGCGCACCATCGCGCCGCTGTCGCAGATCTCAGGCGTGCTCTCCCGCTGGCAGTCGGCAAAAGTGGCCCGTAAGGGGCTGGACGACCTGATGCAGCGACCGATTGACGATCCGCAGCACGGGAAGAAGGTGCATAAAGCCCATCTGCGCGGCGACTACGTTCTGGAGGACGTCGGGTTTTACTACGATGAAGAAGAGAAACTCAGCGTGCTTAACATCAGCAAGCTACAGATCCGTGCCGGGGAGCGCGTGGCGGTGCTTGGCCGAAATGGCTCCGGCAAAAGCACGCTGCTGCAACTTCTGGCGGGCATGCAGGAGCCGCAGCAGGGCAGCATCCTGCTGGACGATATCGCGCTTAACCATCTGGACCCGGCCGATCTGCGTCGCGACATGCAGTTGCTCAGCCAGCAGGCGCGGCTGTTCTTTGGCTCCGTGCGGGACAATATCCTGATGGGTAACCCACTGGCGACTGACGAAGAAATTCATCAGGCGCTGGTGAACAGCGGCGCGCTGGAGTTTGTGCGCAAGCAGAAAATGGGGCTGAACACCCTTATCAATGAAGGCGGCACGGGGCTGTCCGGCGGGCAGCGTCAGGCGCTGCTGCTGGCGCGCGCGCTGATCACTTCTCCGACGATTTTGCTGCTGGATGAGCCTACCGCCTGGCTGGATGAAGTGAGCGAGAAGCAGTTTATTCAGCATCTTCACCAGTGGCTGGGTAAGCGCCGGACGCTGGTGGTGGCCACCCATCGCCTGCCAATTCTGGACCTGGTTGACCGCATCATTGTGCTGGAAAACGGCAAGGTGGTGATGGACGGCCCGCGCGACGCGATCCTGCATCAGCACGGTATGGCGACGCCAAAAGCCGCGCAGCGCACCGTGACCATGAAAGCGGCGGCGGTTGCTGAGGAGGGTGTGGCATGAATGATTTAACCCGTTTTAATAGCCGTCTGAAAGAGCCACGCCTGCCGAGGTCGTCGCTGGTGGCATGGGCGCTGTTCGCCCTGCTGGCGGTATTTATCGCCTGGGCGAGCCTGTTCGAGCTTGATGAAGTCACAACCGGCAGCGGCAAGGTGATTCCGTCTTCGCATGAGCAGGTGATTCAGTCCCTGGAAGGGGGCATTATTCACAGCCTGATGGTGCGCGAAGGCGACATTGTCGAACGCGGTCAGCAGCTTGCGCAGTTAGACCGGACAAAAACCGAGTCCAGCGTGCTGGAGAGTGAGTCCCGTCTGAATGCCGCGCTGGCAACGGCGGCGCGCCTGAAGGCCGAGGTCAACGACACGGCGCTGATTTTTCCCGAAGAACTGGATGACGACGTTGAGCTGGTCAAACAAGAGACGGCGCTCTATCAGTCCCGTCGCGAAAGCCTGGAAAAAGGGCTGGCCGGCCTGCGTCAGGGGGCTGAACTGGTGCAACGCGAACTGTCGTTAACCCGTCCGCTGGTGACCCAGGGGGCGGCCAGCAAGGTGGAGGTGTTACGTCTTGAGCGTCAAAAAAATGAGCTTGAGAATAAAATCACCGAGATGAAAAACCAGTATTACGTTCGCGCCCGTGAAGAACTGGCAAAAGCCAACGCGGAAATTGAAGCTCAGCGTTCGGTGATGAAAGGGCGTGAGGATTCCCTGACCCGGCTGACCTTCAATGCGCCGGTGCGTGGCATCGTGAAGGATATTGACGTGACGACCGTGGGTGGCGTTATTCCGCCGAATGGCAAACTGATGAGCCTGGTGCCGCTGGACGATCAGATGGTGGTTGAGGCAAAAATCTCCCCGCGCGACGTGGCATTTATCCATCCCGGCCAGAAAGCGCTGGTAAAAGTGACGGCCTATGACTACTCCATTTACGGTGGGCTGGAAGGGGAAGTGACCATGATTTCACCGGATACTTTGCAGGATGAGGTGAAAAGGGATGTTTACTACTACCGTGTTTATATCCGCACCGACAGTAACCATCTGACCAATAAGCAAGGTAAGGAATTTCCGGTCTTTCCGGGGATGATTGCGACGGTGGATATCAAAACCGGCAGTAAAACCATTCTTGATTATCTGTTGAAGCCGCTCAACAAAGCGAAAGAAGCGCTGCGGGAGAGATAAGGGCAGGGCGTTCGGGGAACCGAACGCCATTTTTATTATACCGTTAATGTGACGTTGTTGGGGTGGCGTCGTTCTTTCGGTACCACGTTAATGTAATGGGTGACATACGCGAAATAGAGTCCGGCATAGTTTTCGACCAGTTCGAGAAAAGCCGGATACACCGACAGGCGGCCGTCACCGCGATCTTTCAGATATCCTGCCTCTTGCGCTGTTTTGATAATCCGGTTGACGTGGATCCGCGAAACAAAGAATTCTTTCGCGAGCGTGCTGGCAGAATAATCAATAACTGCACCATGAGCAGATTTGTTTTTTATGGCCTGCAGATAAAGATAAAGCATAATCATGCGTCCGCCATCTTTATCGATAAATAATCCTACCTCGGGTAACACTTTCCTGAAGGTTAATCCCCGGAAGAGATATTCCGCTGCGCGGCGGAAAAAATTATTTCTCAATGTGTCATTATCCAGCAGGTTTACATCAATATTAAACGTCGGATAAAGAATGCTGACGGGCAAAAATGCACCGGACATATAGCGTTTAAGTTCACTCAATCCTTTTTCGGTCGGGGCTATTCGTGTTTTACGACGGTCATCCGTACAGCGCCAGGTCTTGATGCGCCCTGTGGTTCTGAGAAGAGTAATGATCGCAATCACACTATTAGGGCTGGCTATTTTATAGCGGGAGCATAGCTCTTTAATCTCAGATACTGACTCGGCCTGATTGCCAAATATAAAACAACACATGGCGAGAATAATGTTGAACCGCGCTTCCTGAAGCATTGTCTTGTAGAACAAAGGTTGTTTTTTATAGATGGCGTCATTAATTGTGTAGTGCTCTAATATTGCCTCACCAAATCGTGGGTTGCTTTTTATAACATCCCGTCGATGTAGCAAGGCCCTGGATGAGATGTGATTATCCATAGCATTTTTCTCGTGTTTGATGAACCGATAGATGAAGTATCCAGTCTTCTTTTTCGGAATTTTCATTATACCTGAGAAACAGTGTTTTGCCGTCGTTATTTGAAAAGAAAGATATATTTACATTTGTCGACAGAAGAGAGAGTGATTAACGCAAAGATGTTCCGGTGCGGAACGTTGATAACAGTATCTTAACCTGATGGCGTACTGTAAAATTATTCTATACACCAGCTGTATTACATATTCCGTATTCATAATAAGAATGGCGATTTTGTGCCCAGGAGCAGGTTATGACCCACAAAATTTCTCACAGAAATGTTGCTCGCGACGATCGGCGGTTTGTCATCTCAACCTGCGGTTTTACCTTCCAGGGGTATGCTTTGCTCCTGAAAAAGTACGGCATAGACGCTTCGCATATCCACTTTGAGGGAGATGATGTCTGCCAACGGGATAGGGAAAATATCCTTAATAATCAACATGCTCATATTGTTGTGTTTCCGGGTAAAGGGATTGTCACTCTGCTGGAAAGTCTGACGCGGCTGGCATCCGTACTGAATGCATTGCCTGTTATCCGATGCGTGACCCTTTATAGTGATATACCTGACAGCTGGTTATATCGCACTCTGGGTAGCCTTTTACATAACAGCCATCAATTATCACTGATTCGGATCGCCAGCGTTTCTGATGTCATCAACTGCTTCCACACCCATAATAAGGGGTTTAAAGACCACTCACGATTATTACGCGATCACTGTCTGGGGTATTCTCCGCAGGAAAACCTGAAATGGCTAACAAGAAGAGAAATTGACGTTTTATTGAATTTCTACCGCGGTATGTCCGTAAAAGATCTGTGCGAAAAGCTAGGACTTTCTAATAAAACGGTTTATACCCATCGTAAGGAAGGTGTGCAGAAGTTACATTATATTAAACGATGGTTAAACGATCCGCATAACTTCAAAGCGGAAAGAAGTCACAAAAACCATCGTCTTAAAGCAGAATTCACGGATAAAGAAGCAGATATTTTTAATGCTCTGGTGAAAAGGGAGATCTTCCCGGCCTACCAGATCATTACCGATCGCGACAAAAAAGGGGTGGGCTTTGAGATACTGATCCGCTGGAATAAAAACGGCAAAATAGTCAAGCCAGCCTGTTTTCTTAATGACATTTCAAATCACGAGATATGGTTAAAAATAACGGCCCTGGTGATCCACGCTGCCGTGTCCGGGATTAATAAATATAACGGGAAATTCTATTTTTCAGTCAATATTCCGCCTCGTCTCGCTTCCGGGAAAGCGTTGCCGGAGATGGCCCGGAAAGCCATCGGCATGTTGCTCAAACCCCAGTGGGCGGAAAAGCTTGTCTTTGAATTTGCAGAAGATATCGATGTGACCAAAGACAAGAAGATCCCTGAAACCATGCGGCATCTGCGTAATACCGGGTGCAGACTGTTTCTGGATGACTGCTTCTCTAACCATCACACCATGTTTCCTGTCAGGCAAGTGCATTTTGACGGGTTGAAACTGGACCGCGACATCGTTGAGCATTTTGTGGCGAACGACAACGATTATAATCTGATTAAAGCGATTCAGATATACAGCGACATGACCGGAACGGACTGCATTGCTGAAGGGGTGGACAGTGAAGAGAAATTTGAAAAATTAGTCGAACTGGGCGTGAAAAACTTTCAGGGATATTATCTCTCACGGGCTGTGAAGGAGGAGGAATTAGATCGCATGGTAAGACAGTTTAGCTAAAAATAAAGCCCCGAAGGGCCTTGATTATTTACGACCCAGTAGCAGGCCGAGAACAATACCGACGGCACCGGCGGCGATAAGGCCGGTTAGCGGGTTATTTCTGACCGCTTCTGTTACATCAGAAACCGCATCGCTGGCCTGCGCGGCATATTTTTTAGCCGCGCCTTTTACCTGGTGCTTTGGTGAATCGACGAATTCACCAAACTGCTGCTGTGCAGAACCTGCAATTTCATCGAGCTTATTTTTTGCTTTATCTTCAGCAAACTGGGTGTTTTTATCAGTACCGAAATCAGACATCTTTGCCTCCTTGTGTTGATAATTAAAGGATAGCCGCTCTTTGCAGATATGAGAGACGAAAGGTTAATTTCGGCACCTGGCAGGGCTGTTTTCGGATATATCTCTGTGCGAAAGGACTCGCAAAGAGAGACGCTGTTATTCGGCAAAACTCAGCAGCGCGTCGCCATCAAGGCGATAGCGCACCCATTCAGACTGCGGC comes from Enterobacter kobei and encodes:
- a CDS encoding type I secretion system permease/ATPase, whose protein sequence is MKTHPQYEPWLQGMLIIAKHYRLDFSAEHVRVTINHESQSPRQLVLEEMARQLGLGMRVVAAEAVSLDPWRLPLLAEFTGGQIAVITRMDNEGNVSLQFSGDGGLETTLTLEALGTRLKTLLVLRPLESTPDARVDDYIKPYEKNWFWQLALKDWRRYSDIMLVALVANVLALSGMVFSMQVYDRVVPSQSEATLWVLFGGVMIAIVFEFVMRMLRVHISDVVGKRADLRISERVFAHALRIKNGARSKSTGSFIAQIRELESVRELITSTTIAAISDLPFFLLFVFILWMIGGPLVLVVLLAVPLLLIPGLLVQRPLGKLSSEGMRESAIRNATLVEAVQGIEDIKLMRAEQRFQNQWNNTNDVAASVGMKQRWLTGLLLTWTQEVQSIVYAVVLLVGCYLVISGDITTGALVGTSILASRTIAPLSQISGVLSRWQSAKVARKGLDDLMQRPIDDPQHGKKVHKAHLRGDYVLEDVGFYYDEEEKLSVLNISKLQIRAGERVAVLGRNGSGKSTLLQLLAGMQEPQQGSILLDDIALNHLDPADLRRDMQLLSQQARLFFGSVRDNILMGNPLATDEEIHQALVNSGALEFVRKQKMGLNTLINEGGTGLSGGQRQALLLARALITSPTILLLDEPTAWLDEVSEKQFIQHLHQWLGKRRTLVVATHRLPILDLVDRIIVLENGKVVMDGPRDAILHQHGMATPKAAQRTVTMKAAAVAEEGVA
- a CDS encoding HlyD family type I secretion periplasmic adaptor subunit: MNDLTRFNSRLKEPRLPRSSLVAWALFALLAVFIAWASLFELDEVTTGSGKVIPSSHEQVIQSLEGGIIHSLMVREGDIVERGQQLAQLDRTKTESSVLESESRLNAALATAARLKAEVNDTALIFPEELDDDVELVKQETALYQSRRESLEKGLAGLRQGAELVQRELSLTRPLVTQGAASKVEVLRLERQKNELENKITEMKNQYYVRAREELAKANAEIEAQRSVMKGREDSLTRLTFNAPVRGIVKDIDVTTVGGVIPPNGKLMSLVPLDDQMVVEAKISPRDVAFIHPGQKALVKVTAYDYSIYGGLEGEVTMISPDTLQDEVKRDVYYYRVYIRTDSNHLTNKQGKEFPVFPGMIATVDIKTGSKTILDYLLKPLNKAKEALRER
- a CDS encoding MarR family transcriptional regulator, with the protein product MDNHISSRALLHRRDVIKSNPRFGEAILEHYTINDAIYKKQPLFYKTMLQEARFNIILAMCCFIFGNQAESVSEIKELCSRYKIASPNSVIAIITLLRTTGRIKTWRCTDDRRKTRIAPTEKGLSELKRYMSGAFLPVSILYPTFNIDVNLLDNDTLRNNFFRRAAEYLFRGLTFRKVLPEVGLFIDKDGGRMIMLYLYLQAIKNKSAHGAVIDYSASTLAKEFFVSRIHVNRIIKTAQEAGYLKDRGDGRLSVYPAFLELVENYAGLYFAYVTHYINVVPKERRHPNNVTLTV
- a CDS encoding EAL domain-containing protein, with translation MTHKISHRNVARDDRRFVISTCGFTFQGYALLLKKYGIDASHIHFEGDDVCQRDRENILNNQHAHIVVFPGKGIVTLLESLTRLASVLNALPVIRCVTLYSDIPDSWLYRTLGSLLHNSHQLSLIRIASVSDVINCFHTHNKGFKDHSRLLRDHCLGYSPQENLKWLTRREIDVLLNFYRGMSVKDLCEKLGLSNKTVYTHRKEGVQKLHYIKRWLNDPHNFKAERSHKNHRLKAEFTDKEADIFNALVKREIFPAYQIITDRDKKGVGFEILIRWNKNGKIVKPACFLNDISNHEIWLKITALVIHAAVSGINKYNGKFYFSVNIPPRLASGKALPEMARKAIGMLLKPQWAEKLVFEFAEDIDVTKDKKIPETMRHLRNTGCRLFLDDCFSNHHTMFPVRQVHFDGLKLDRDIVEHFVANDNDYNLIKAIQIYSDMTGTDCIAEGVDSEEKFEKLVELGVKNFQGYYLSRAVKEEELDRMVRQFS
- a CDS encoding DUF883 family protein gives rise to the protein MSDFGTDKNTQFAEDKAKNKLDEIAGSAQQQFGEFVDSPKHQVKGAAKKYAAQASDAVSDVTEAVRNNPLTGLIAAGAVGIVLGLLLGRK